A region from the Vicia villosa cultivar HV-30 ecotype Madison, WI linkage group LG3, Vvil1.0, whole genome shotgun sequence genome encodes:
- the LOC131662281 gene encoding uncharacterized protein LOC131662281, which yields MEKINYHKIAFFTQSIRTHHNYLIKVTPLIVSLSLFPFIFSTSSLISFLHHFNFYFSTFSFQLFTHTIDKNCMFLLCNGLLVFVGITRSLSTGSSSVDESFNYVKDGSQSLYSMVETKVTVLVSEENDDEAKDINFEEGKGSSILVLEQEKEPKEESRLFDEEDEEKDSDTEMVDEEVLEEANWVLNTDELNKRFDDFIRRMKEDLRIEAQRQFVMA from the coding sequence ATGGAAAAGATAAATTACCATAAAATAGCATTTTTTACTCAAAGCATAAGAACTCATCATAACTATCTTATTAAGGTTACACCGTTGATAGTTTCCTTATCTTtgtttcctttcatcttttctaCTTCTTCCTTAATTTCTTTCCTCCATCACTTCAACTTCTACTTCTCTACATTCTCTTTCCAATTATTCACTCACACCATAGACAAAAATTGCATGTTCCTCCTATGTAATGGTCTTCTTGTTTTTGTTGGTATAACAAGATCTTTATCTACTGGGTCTAGTAGTGTTGATGAATCTTTCAACTATGTTAAAGATGGTTCGCAATCACTTTACTCAATGGTTGAAACTAAAGTGACAGTATTAGTGAGTGAAGAAAACGACGACGAAGCTAAAGATATAAATTTTGAAGAAGGAAAAGGAAGTAGCATATTAGTTTTGGAACAAGAAAAGGAACCAAAAGAAGAAAGTAGGCtatttgatgaagaagatgaagagaaagACAGTGATACAGAAATGGTTGATGAAGAAGTTTTAGAAGAAGCAAATTGGGTGTTAAACACAGATGAGTTGAACAAAAGGTTTGATGACTTCATTAGaaggatgaaagaagatttgaggaTTGAAGCTCAAAGACAATTTGTTATGgcttga